In one Coccinella septempunctata chromosome 6, icCocSept1.1, whole genome shotgun sequence genomic region, the following are encoded:
- the LOC123314906 gene encoding uncharacterized protein LOC123314906 — MNEEVINEHNVRGQVQNLKEQQQDEYNEVFTPKKTVMRTPPEVKRTGDGHIAISGPSIGKIDMNLPLVSRDSENTENIIETILDALRNLNDFSEKEKLEKTDQEQLRKAVFKLHEKVTKLVYRFGKLETENRKENHPKSNILKPDEINRDTEIDREVYQENHSQIKTYSSILTTRKNTETTKTQKWKTPEKENKYEILINSNNREETCDIVKNVKLKFKELGKNETLKNIRHLQKGGVIFECYNDEQQKRIQEILKKQGSLQTKNIQNKDPMIMITGIKKGYQEDIFRKELIEDNPQMTEIFGPQVENSLKFIAKKM; from the exons ATGAATGAAGAAGTTATCAATGAACATAATGTACGAGGGCAGGTTCAAAACTTAAAGGAACAACAACAGGATGAATATAACGAAGTTTTCACACCAAAGAAGACCGTAATGCGTACTCCACCTGAAGTCAAGAGAACAGGAGATGGACACATAGCAATATCTGGACCATCCATAGGAAAAATAGATATGAACCTACCATTAGTCAGTAGAGATTCGGAAAATACGGAGAATATAATAGAGACTATACTTGATGCGCTAAGAAATCTAAATGATTTTTCGGAgaaagaaaaacttgaaaagacGGATCAAGAACAATTAAGGAAGGCAGTTTTCAAACTCCACGAAAAAGTGACTAAACTTGTTTATAGATTTGGAAAACTCGAAACAGAAAACCGCAAAGAAAATCATCCTAAAAGTAATATCCTCAAGCCCGACGAAATTAATAGAGATACAGAGATTGACAGAGAAGTATACCAGGAAAATCATTCACAAATCAAGACTTACAGTTCGATACTCACTACAAGGAAAAATACGGAAACaactaaaactcaaaaatggaaaactccggaaaaggaaaataaatatgaaatattgataaattcaAATAATAGAGAAGAAACTTGCGACATCGTAAAAAATGTCAAGCTAAAATTTAAAGAATTGGGCAAAAATGAAACTCTAAAAAATATTAGACACTTGCAGAAAGGAGGAGTAATATTTGAATGCTATAATGACGAGCAACAAAAACGGATTcaggaaattttgaaaaaacaaggCAGTCTTCAGACAAAGAACATACAAAACAAGGATCCAATGATTATGATAACGGGAATCAAGAAAGGCTATCAAGAAGATATCTTCAGGAAGGAGTTGATAGAAGATAATCCGCAGATGACAGAAATTTTTGGCCCACAGGTGGAAAATAGCCTCAAATTCATCGCAAAAAAG ATGTAG